The candidate division TA06 bacterium B3_TA06 genome includes a window with the following:
- the rplS gene encoding 50S ribosomal protein L19, translated as MNRLIEVEKELLRSDLKKFGPGDTVKVFFRIHEGKKDKVQVFQGLCIQIRGSGPNRSFTLRKISQGIGIERIFPLHSPVIEKVEVVRYGKVRRAKLYYLREKVGKGRYVKERVVRKKGDVKKKPKVTAKSVGQEAIEEASEAAADVVTEQKPPEAPSKEATDAATKSGSRGVEEG; from the coding sequence GTGAACAGGCTCATAGAGGTTGAAAAGGAACTTCTGCGTTCAGATCTTAAGAAGTTTGGACCGGGGGATACGGTTAAGGTCTTCTTCCGTATCCATGAAGGTAAGAAGGATAAGGTTCAGGTATTCCAAGGTCTCTGCATCCAGATTCGGGGAAGTGGACCGAATCGCAGTTTTACGTTGCGTAAGATTTCCCAAGGGATTGGTATCGAGCGCATATTCCCGTTGCACTCGCCGGTGATAGAGAAGGTAGAGGTGGTGCGATACGGCAAGGTGCGTCGCGCCAAGCTTTACTACCTGCGTGAGAAGGTCGGGAAGGGACGTTACGTCAAGGAGCGGGTGGTTCGCAAGAAGGGCGATGTAAAGAAGAAACCCAAGGTGACGGCTAAGTCGGTCGGCCAGGAGGCTATAGAGGAGGCATCTGAAGCCGCAGCGGATGTGGTAACTGAACAGAAACCCCCAGAGGCTCCATCCAAGGAGGCAACGGATGCTGCAACTAAATCTGGATCTCGAGGCGTGGAGGAAGGTTAG
- a CDS encoding glutamate--tRNA ligase, which yields MSEERSKVRVRIAPSPTGAIHVGLARSALYNYLFACSYGGTFVLRIEDTDVERSTEESAQAIIRGLGWLGITFDEGPYYQSQRMDIYQEYAEKLIASGHAYKCYCTPERLEAERKKADAQRRAWRYDRRCLNLTEEQKKEFEAEGIKPAIRFLVPEGKTTFTDLIHGSITREHKDIDDFVIVRSNGIPTYNFAVVADDHLMEISHVLRAVEHISNTTKQILLYQAFGWEIPAFAHLPLILGEDKKKLSKRHGAMSLEEFRRMGYLADAMVNFLALLGWSPGGDREIISRQELVALFSLERINTSNAIFDMKKLEWMNGEYLRAMGKEELLKVFQEWLDYQGITLPREYSSPDFLSKVLPLIAERSRTLAEVYDALLPYVCDDLTYDEEGLNKHFRKDPEAVKRWLLLYRERLEKLHEFNKETAEQVLRELVEELGIKAGEIIHPVRIAVTGRTVGPPLFNCLELLGRERVLERLANLPE from the coding sequence ATGTCTGAAGAAAGATCCAAGGTTCGCGTCCGTATCGCCCCCTCGCCCACCGGGGCGATACACGTGGGGCTGGCTAGATCGGCGCTTTACAATTACCTGTTTGCCTGCTCGTACGGCGGGACGTTCGTTCTCAGAATCGAGGACACCGACGTTGAGCGCTCCACCGAAGAGTCGGCCCAGGCCATCATAAGAGGCCTCGGCTGGCTCGGTATCACCTTTGACGAGGGTCCCTACTACCAGTCTCAGCGCATGGATATCTATCAGGAGTATGCAGAGAAGCTCATCGCATCAGGTCATGCCTACAAATGCTACTGCACCCCTGAACGTCTTGAAGCCGAGCGCAAAAAGGCCGACGCACAGCGGCGCGCCTGGAGATATGATCGCAGATGTCTGAATCTCACTGAGGAGCAAAAGAAAGAGTTCGAAGCGGAAGGAATCAAACCGGCTATCCGCTTCCTTGTTCCGGAGGGTAAGACTACATTCACTGACCTCATCCACGGCTCAATCACCCGCGAACACAAGGACATAGACGACTTTGTCATCGTGCGCTCAAACGGGATTCCAACATACAATTTCGCGGTGGTTGCCGACGATCACCTCATGGAGATATCCCACGTGCTGCGTGCGGTGGAGCACATCTCAAACACCACGAAGCAGATACTTCTCTATCAGGCGTTCGGCTGGGAGATACCGGCCTTCGCCCACCTGCCCTTGATCCTGGGGGAGGATAAAAAGAAACTCTCCAAGCGCCACGGCGCCATGTCTTTAGAAGAGTTCCGCAGGATGGGCTACCTTGCCGACGCCATGGTAAACTTCCTTGCCCTTCTTGGCTGGTCACCGGGTGGAGATAGAGAAATCATCTCGCGTCAGGAGTTGGTCGCACTCTTCAGCCTGGAGCGCATCAACACCTCCAACGCCATATTCGATATGAAGAAGCTGGAATGGATGAACGGCGAGTACCTGCGGGCGATGGGTAAAGAAGAACTACTCAAGGTATTCCAGGAATGGCTGGATTATCAGGGGATCACCCTGCCTCGTGAATACTCCTCCCCAGACTTTTTGTCCAAGGTTTTGCCATTGATCGCCGAGCGTTCGCGTACATTAGCCGAGGTTTACGACGCCCTCCTCCCATACGTCTGCGACGATTTGACCTACGACGAGGAAGGCCTGAACAAGCACTTCCGCAAGGACCCGGAGGCGGTGAAGCGGTGGCTTCTCTTATACCGCGAGCGTTTGGAGAAACTCCACGAGTTCAACAAGGAGACTGCGGAGCAAGTGTTACGTGAGCTGGTTGAGGAGTTAGGGATCAAGGCGGGTGAGATAATCCATCCTGTCCGCATCGCAGT
- a CDS encoding ribonuclease HII — protein sequence MLQLNLDLEAWRKVRLLCGVDEAGRGALAGPVVGAAVVLPPGVEIAGVCDSKKLTPCRRQELFSHILTKALGVGVGFIPAQEIDETDILTAALKAMRRACERLALRVEPELVFVDGNQKIPDLPWPQEHFPQADAQSLSVAAASVVAKVLRDRYMRQLDENYPGYEFSRHKGYPTREHVDCLRRLGLSPVHRRTFRPCAECGNLEVHDIPIT from the coding sequence ATGCTGCAACTAAATCTGGATCTCGAGGCGTGGAGGAAGGTTAGGTTACTCTGCGGGGTTGATGAAGCAGGGCGCGGGGCTTTGGCAGGGCCGGTGGTGGGGGCCGCGGTTGTATTACCACCGGGCGTCGAGATAGCCGGGGTATGCGACTCAAAAAAACTTACCCCATGTCGGCGGCAAGAGCTCTTCAGCCACATACTCACAAAGGCTCTGGGAGTAGGCGTAGGGTTCATTCCAGCTCAGGAGATAGACGAAACCGATATATTGACCGCCGCACTCAAGGCGATGCGTAGGGCGTGCGAGCGTTTGGCACTACGGGTGGAACCGGAGCTCGTTTTCGTGGATGGTAATCAGAAGATCCCTGATCTACCATGGCCCCAGGAACACTTTCCCCAGGCCGATGCGCAGTCTCTTTCGGTGGCAGCGGCTTCAGTCGTAGCCAAGGTCTTGCGTGATCGTTACATGCGCCAGCTCGATGAGAACTACCCTGGATACGAGTTTTCAAGACACAAAGGTTATCCCACTCGCGAGCATGTAGACTGTCTGCGTCGGTTGGGACTCTCTCCGGTTCACCGCAGAACCTTCCGTCCGTGCGCGGAATGTGGCAACTTGGAGGTACATGACATCCCTATAACGTAG